From the genome of Deinococcus aerius, one region includes:
- a CDS encoding helicase HerA domain-containing protein — MTTAPDPFEAIEQRGEADKKSAAQLQHEHEQEQSASLLGALVQKDQYLGETLRMDFRTVTVQVHDHQRRLVGGIPHLSYLVASRLQPWKKDAKWNWVEEDSSVLLLRVLGAAPTPSDMLDTIVRAEAARRAVGNETAHWDTKEYMDGYTRHQLSFAGLACEVVGTFYLGRKNDEDGGELELRFGTDINNFYPNKGLKVYKPVDDALRIIANFRDPSLTPDHALKNRTVRIGHVRYASTNRPMQGVDDVEVEIPPVDLLAQRTALFGMSRTGKSNTTKIIARAIYDLRRPKDPQDPPQRVGQIIFDYNGEYANENTQGSSDVEANALKNVWKEQGGTVNDVITYGMSKPTTDPDRRLLQINAFGNPPRDWSDPEKTAEDLDMLVVGKSILGDLLADDTAKYMKNFCEVDLSAPDNLKDASKQTRYRRAILMYRALLTRAGLTPPPTLATPDTRGMGRNGLFSSKLLDAMRASPDATKAAQYSVAADLLDVANVASLTWDKLSNALQTLAEFISSKDSGYTDFNTAYIQKSKTGEAWADQNVERLLEMFRYANGAKSVARLAPYHEPNNTRDFAQQIYEDLLQGNLVIVDQAGGEPSLNEAAARRVMWAIFKGNQREFISGNPPRDILVYVEEAHNLLPPSKEDDLKDVWVRTAKEGSKYRIGLVYATQEVSSIQKNILKNTANWFISHLNNTDETKELRKFYDFANFEDSILRAQNRGFLRVKMLSNPYINPVQIQRFLLDLPKTGTPAATTDEGDAGAVQ, encoded by the coding sequence ATGACGACAGCCCCCGACCCCTTTGAAGCGATCGAACAACGCGGTGAAGCCGACAAGAAGAGCGCCGCGCAACTGCAACACGAACACGAACAGGAACAGTCAGCCTCCCTGCTGGGCGCCCTCGTGCAGAAGGACCAGTACCTGGGCGAGACCCTCCGCATGGACTTCCGCACCGTCACCGTACAGGTGCACGATCACCAGCGCCGCCTCGTGGGCGGCATCCCCCATCTGAGTTACCTCGTCGCCTCCCGCCTGCAACCTTGGAAAAAGGACGCGAAATGGAACTGGGTGGAAGAGGACTCCAGCGTCCTGCTGCTGCGCGTGCTCGGCGCCGCGCCCACGCCCAGCGACATGCTGGACACCATCGTCCGCGCCGAAGCCGCCCGCCGCGCCGTGGGCAACGAAACTGCCCACTGGGACACCAAGGAGTACATGGACGGGTACACCCGTCACCAGCTGTCCTTCGCGGGCCTCGCCTGCGAGGTCGTGGGTACGTTCTACCTCGGCCGGAAGAATGACGAGGACGGCGGTGAGCTGGAACTGCGCTTCGGCACCGACATCAACAACTTCTACCCGAACAAGGGCTTGAAGGTGTACAAGCCCGTCGACGACGCCCTGCGCATCATTGCCAACTTCCGGGACCCCTCGCTCACACCCGACCACGCCCTCAAGAACAGGACCGTCCGCATCGGGCACGTCCGCTACGCCAGCACCAACCGCCCCATGCAGGGCGTGGATGACGTGGAAGTGGAAATCCCCCCGGTCGACCTGCTCGCGCAGCGCACGGCCCTGTTCGGCATGAGCCGCACCGGCAAGTCGAACACCACGAAGATCATCGCCCGCGCCATCTACGACCTCAGACGCCCGAAGGACCCGCAGGACCCGCCCCAGCGCGTGGGCCAGATCATCTTCGACTACAACGGCGAGTACGCGAACGAAAACACCCAGGGCAGCAGTGACGTCGAAGCGAACGCCCTCAAGAACGTCTGGAAGGAACAGGGCGGCACCGTCAACGACGTCATCACGTACGGCATGAGCAAGCCCACCACGGACCCCGACCGTCGCCTCCTGCAAATCAACGCCTTCGGCAACCCGCCCCGCGACTGGAGTGACCCGGAGAAGACCGCCGAGGACCTGGACATGCTGGTGGTCGGCAAGAGCATCCTGGGTGACCTGCTGGCGGACGACACGGCGAAGTACATGAAGAACTTCTGCGAGGTGGACCTGTCCGCCCCGGACAACCTGAAAGACGCGAGTAAACAAACTCGGTACCGCCGCGCCATCCTGATGTACCGGGCGCTCCTCACCCGCGCGGGCCTCACGCCCCCACCCACACTGGCAACGCCTGACACCCGCGGTATGGGTCGCAACGGCCTGTTCAGCAGCAAACTGCTGGACGCCATGCGGGCCAGCCCGGACGCGACGAAAGCCGCGCAGTACAGCGTGGCCGCGGACCTCCTGGATGTCGCGAACGTCGCTTCCCTGACCTGGGACAAGCTCAGCAACGCCCTCCAGACGCTCGCGGAGTTCATCTCCAGCAAGGACAGCGGCTACACCGACTTCAACACCGCGTACATCCAGAAGAGCAAGACGGGTGAAGCCTGGGCGGACCAGAACGTTGAACGCCTGCTGGAGATGTTCCGCTACGCCAACGGCGCGAAGTCCGTGGCCCGGCTCGCCCCTTACCACGAACCGAACAACACCCGTGATTTTGCCCAGCAGATCTACGAGGACCTGCTTCAGGGGAACCTGGTCATTGTCGATCAGGCGGGCGGTGAGCCCTCCCTGAACGAGGCCGCCGCCCGGCGCGTCATGTGGGCGATCTTCAAGGGCAACCAGCGGGAGTTCATCAGCGGTAACCCTCCCAGGGACATCCTCGTGTACGTCGAGGAAGCGCACAACCTGCTGCCGCCCAGCAAGGAAGACGACCTCAAGGACGTGTGGGTGCGCACCGCCAAGGAAGGTAGCAAGTACCGCATCGGCCTGGTGTACGCCACGCAGGAAGTGTCCAGCATTCAGAAGAACATCCTCAAGAACACCGCGAACTGGTTCATCTCCCACCTGAACAACACGGATGAAACGAAGGAACTGCGGAAGTTCTACGATTTCGCGAACTTCGAGGATTCCATCCTGCGGGCGCAGAACCGCGGGTTCCTGCGCGTGAAGATGCTCAGCAACCCGTACATCAACCCGGTGCAGATCCAGCGGTTCCTGCTGGACCTCCCCAAGACGGGCACGCCCGCCGCCACGACCGACGAGGGAGACGCCGGTGCCGTACAGTAA
- a CDS encoding DNA double-strand break repair nuclease NurA, with product MPYSNEFAQHKILGHFTENPEVKKLIESLKDPEFPEDTRAGGRTDIPRRDWKPRWVIAIDGSHQEIPYEKGFPGAELGFVSVASVLINVELLIAESDKPTIDPVAFNRVQSANTLTAALPSTNMIRKSFTDARTSFRAAWKDLLENTRPAAKSETLLETYQALLKYKPTERDQKCPLMDACGEKDHPSPNYAAGTCGCGKFPVYPTDILRIHERFSDHSSNGESFGEVMRVLEHLYLVAYLRHMERVCRESGNWGMFEDTAIVMDGSLAVFGHPAWLSQAIKKELARINGVVREKTGGDILVFGIEKSGRFFDHWVRLDTKSKADFDREREEDEDPDAFPAYQAGRLTKQAVLLPDDGYIKKYVVPSVSDKPWGKDTYYGRPFLYKTRTGAMIVGISAILAAEQDERSTAEPGQFPRLGDMLDLLDLLVSMRYPNAIIPLIAAHAEAAIPLQMGEKVLDKLAREHIGKAIP from the coding sequence GTGCCGTACAGTAACGAGTTTGCGCAGCACAAGATCCTGGGGCACTTCACGGAGAACCCCGAGGTGAAGAAACTGATCGAGAGCTTAAAGGATCCGGAATTCCCCGAGGACACCCGCGCGGGCGGGCGCACGGACATCCCGCGCCGCGACTGGAAGCCCCGTTGGGTGATCGCCATTGACGGCAGTCACCAGGAGATTCCCTACGAGAAGGGCTTCCCCGGCGCGGAACTCGGGTTCGTGAGCGTCGCCAGCGTGCTGATCAACGTCGAACTGCTGATCGCGGAGTCGGACAAGCCGACGATCGACCCGGTCGCGTTCAACCGCGTGCAGTCCGCGAACACCCTCACCGCGGCCCTGCCCAGCACGAACATGATCCGGAAGTCGTTCACGGACGCGCGCACGTCCTTCCGCGCCGCCTGGAAGGACCTGCTGGAGAACACCCGCCCGGCGGCGAAGTCGGAAACGCTGCTGGAGACGTACCAGGCGCTGCTGAAGTACAAGCCCACGGAGAGGGACCAGAAATGCCCGCTGATGGACGCCTGCGGGGAGAAGGACCACCCCTCGCCGAACTACGCGGCGGGCACCTGCGGGTGCGGGAAGTTCCCGGTGTACCCCACGGACATCCTGCGCATCCACGAACGCTTCAGTGACCACAGCAGCAACGGGGAGAGTTTCGGGGAGGTCATGCGCGTCCTGGAACACCTCTACCTCGTCGCGTACCTGCGGCACATGGAACGCGTGTGCCGCGAGAGCGGCAACTGGGGCATGTTCGAGGACACCGCCATCGTGATGGACGGCAGCCTCGCCGTGTTCGGTCACCCGGCGTGGCTCAGCCAGGCGATCAAGAAGGAACTCGCCCGCATCAACGGGGTCGTGCGGGAGAAGACCGGCGGCGACATTCTGGTGTTCGGCATCGAGAAGAGCGGCCGGTTCTTCGACCACTGGGTGCGGCTGGACACCAAAAGCAAGGCGGACTTCGACCGGGAACGCGAGGAAGACGAGGACCCGGACGCGTTCCCCGCCTACCAGGCGGGCCGTCTGACGAAGCAGGCGGTGCTGCTGCCCGACGATGGGTACATCAAGAAGTACGTGGTGCCCAGTGTCAGCGATAAGCCGTGGGGGAAGGACACGTACTACGGCCGGCCGTTCCTGTACAAGACGCGCACGGGCGCGATGATCGTCGGGATCAGCGCCATTCTCGCCGCGGAGCAGGATGAGCGGTCGACTGCGGAACCCGGGCAGTTTCCGCGCCTGGGAGACATGCTGGACCTCCTGGACCTGCTGGTGTCCATGCGGTACCCGAACGCGATCATCCCGCTAATCGCCGCGCACGCGGAGGCGGCCATCCCCCTTCAGATGGGTGAGAAGGTGCTTGATAAGCTGGCCCGCGAGCACATCGGCAAGGCCATCCCGTAA